The following nucleotide sequence is from Trifolium pratense cultivar HEN17-A07 linkage group LG2, ARS_RC_1.1, whole genome shotgun sequence.
AGTTGACAATTACTTCAGATATAGTCATTCAATATAAAATGCAAAAATGAGACAATAAAACATGCAGCACATGTAATTGATGCCATTTATTGTCTCACCATTATTAGACCATGTAGATGCTTTGTTAGAGAGTAATCTAATTACTCAACTGAGGCATGTGATGTGATGTGAAGATAACCCTCAAGAACTATATGGAAAAATAAACAACATACTGTACATTCATATATAATTCAAGCAATTTTGCGTAACATTCATGTTTACACTCATAAAACCCGATCAAGAACATGACACATTTTTATTAGAAGTACTTTGTAGGTTGTACCTGATTTTCATAAGTAGAACTTGGGGCAGACGGAGCTGTGCCAGCTTGTTTGCTGTCGTCAGGGTAAGAAGGTGCACTCCGCTCAAAACTAGTAGCATAAGGTTTTGAACTTGAAGTGCCAAACGATGCTGAACCATAAGGATTTGAAGTGCCTGAAAATGCTGAACCATAAGAGGGTGTTGGGAGAGCAACTCTTTGAGGAGCATTGGCCTTTCGATTTCTGTTTGAGATAAATAAGcccaaatattaaaaaatttgttagaAATGAACTTaagattttctttttgaaaaaagaaaaaaaaaagaaaaagagagaataatACTGAAGGTaatgaatcaaaattttacCCTAGTAGATCAAGCTCTATTGCGGCCTTATATTGAGAAGGAATTTCCATCAATGCTGCGAGAGCAAATGCTGCCTCTTTTCGTGAAGGAGGAATGTTCTTTGACATAATTTCTGTAAAATTCACAAACTAAAGAAGTACAAAGAGTCAGGGATGAATTCCAATTATTTAGAACATTTTAACAAGTATTAATTTCTGCATCCTCTTCAATATCTACCTGAAAATTATCAAAGGCCCTAGCTGGCATATTGTCATCAAATTCCTTCATCATGTCCCAAGGTCCATCTCCAACACCAACCAATATAATTGAAAGAGGAAATTTACTGTGACAAAGCAAATAAGTAAGAACATATATTTGTAAAAATGGAACATTATTGAGAATAACTTTGCAGCATAATCACCTGGCCTCAACAATGGCATCCACAGTCTTCTGCTCCTGTGGACTAAGCCTCCCATTTTCAGTGTCAATACTTCTTGTAACCTGCACAAACAATGTCATGTACATATATTGCATAAGATGTTTTGAAAGCACAATAAGTTGGGAAAAGATCAATCCCAACAAATAAGGAAACAAATTATCAGGTGGCAAATAAGCCAAAAGTGTCTCCACTTGGTTGTTAAAACTTTGGTGGGTGAAAATTAACAATGCACTCACTACTTGATTCTGTTCATATTTGTAGTCCAATTACTTTTTTCCTTTGAAAGAATAGAAGCACAAATGAAGGAGAAAGCAAGAAGCAATCCTGGATAAAGAATAAAATACCTGGCCATCTGCAATTATCACCAAAACATGGTATTGGCCTCCACTTTGCTCAACGATTGTCATTGCCATTTCAACAATAGGTGCAAACGATGTAGGGCCTGATGTTAAAACATAAGTATGATTGGCTCAGTACTACAATATCTATAACATGGATAAACACCATAAGAACAAGATATGTAGTAGATATATAACCTGCAAGTCGAATATTAGGAACAATTTCCCTATACCGGCTCAAAACTTCTTCAAATCCATTGCAAATTCTTTCGTCTGGATAGAAACTGAAGACATCTTGATCGTGCGTTGATGCTGCCATGGTATCAGAGTAATGAGCCATTAGCACATTTTAAACCACAAACAAAAATTACACAATTTCTGAGTTGAGAGAACTTTGAGATAAATACCATCGCCAAATCCAAAACAAGGAATCAAGTTATCCTCATCAAATGCAGCTAATGTTTTCCCAATAATGGATATTGCCTGTTCATAGGGATTCGGACCATTCCCAATGTGATGCAAGCTTTTTCTGTTAAATGAATGTTTTCCTGAAAGCAAACATCAAGCTGAGCATATATATTTCACAACAGTATAATGCATAAATTTAAATCTTAGCATAGAAAACTATAAAGTTATAAATATGGCCTAACCTGTCCACTCATTGCTCTTGGTGAAATCAATTCCAAGAATAAGATTGGAAGACTCAAGGCCTGCACGTGCAAGAGCCTCAGTCACCTGTAATGAGATATGGGATATAAGTATAACAAAACATACTAGAATGTTAAGAACTGAAATAACGATAAAGAATGAACAGTTACAAATAAGCAGCATTGTCAGTGagaagaaaatttgaaaattgcaAGACAACATCATTTTCAGCCAAGTCACTTAAATATCAACACAAAAATAGTAAAATCATGTATAGCTCTAAATTCATAAGCACATAAATATCTACCAAATCTCAAATTCTAAATGAATCTATCTCAGAGAACTATCATCATCCTCCAAATTCAATATAACAATCAACTGCAATTGCAATATTGTTATGAttcttaaatatttaatttcctAAAtgccaaaaataataaataaaagccAGAAGAACTAAAGGACTTCAATTCCAGAGCAGATACAAAACATCTACACGGGTTGATCTCATGATAAGCTAAAAATGATAAAACTATACAAAAAAATTGGCATGCAAAGCATCTTTTACCTCATCTATGGAGTTGTAATTATCAGCGATCCTCGAGTATTTCCTATCTAATTTCCTCTTATCATCATGGCGGGGCACCCTACCACTAGTTTGAGGCTCATAGCCATAGTTTTGTGGAGGAGGAGGCGGCCGGGCATCATAATACGGTTGATAAGAAGAAGGCTCTTGTGACCCATAGGTATAAGGATAGCCACCCTGACCGTAA
It contains:
- the LOC123910888 gene encoding E3 ubiquitin-protein ligase RGLG2-like, with the protein product MGGQSSKEENLRQDSLRSSSSASASSWNSYPDPHSGYGQGGYPYTYGSQEPSSYQPYYDARPPPPPQNYGYEPQTSGRVPRHDDKRKLDRKYSRIADNYNSIDEVTEALARAGLESSNLILGIDFTKSNEWTGKHSFNRKSLHHIGNGPNPYEQAISIIGKTLAAFDEDNLIPCFGFGDASTHDQDVFSFYPDERICNGFEEVLSRYREIVPNIRLAGPTSFAPIVEMAMTIVEQSGGQYHVLVIIADGQVTRSIDTENGRLSPQEQKTVDAIVEASKFPLSIILVGVGDGPWDMMKEFDDNMPARAFDNFQFVNFTEIMSKNIPPSRKEAAFALAALMEIPSQYKAAIELDLLGNRKANAPQRVALPTPSYGSAFSGTSNPYGSASFGTSSSKPYATSFERSAPSYPDDSKQAGTAPSAPSSTYENQLCPICLSNTKDMAFGCGHQTCCECGQDLQTCPICRSPINTRIKLY